Proteins from one Doryrhamphus excisus isolate RoL2022-K1 chromosome 19, RoL_Dexc_1.0, whole genome shotgun sequence genomic window:
- the iyd gene encoding iodotyrosine deiodinase 1, translated as MAVFSVLTPFLALVLCVVSGILVLRSRRQSKVVDPRGKTQADFKPWVDQDLQDDSEVPTREDEEGEWVDSNMEDDVLHVPYSPQRHPEDQMLQRSQHFYALMNQRRSVRFISPELVPREIIDNVVHTAGTAPSGAHTEPWTFVVVSDADTKHQIRLIVEEEEEMNYRQRMGDKWVKDLAKLRTNWIKEYLDVSPYLILVFKQTYGTLPNNKKKTHYYNEISVSIACGILLAALQNVGLVTVTSTPLNCGPQLRLLLKRPPNEKLLMLLPVGYPAKDATVPDLSRKPLEDIVVHI; from the exons ATGGCCGTCTTCTCCGTCCTCACGCCCTTCCTGGCGCTGGTGCTGTGTGTGGTGTCGGGCATCCTGGTGCTGAGGAGCCGCCGCCAAAGCAAGGTTGTAGACCCCCGAGGGAAAACACAAGCGGACTTTAAACCCTGGGTCGACCAGGACCTGCAGGACGACAGCGAGGTCCCGACAAGAGAGGATG AGGAAGGCGAGTGGGTGGACAGCAACATGGAGGACGATGTCCTGCACGTGCCCTACTCACCTCAACGGCATCCCGAGGACCAAATGTTGCAGCGCTCTCAGCACTTCTACGCGCTGATGAACCAGCGCAGGTCGGTCCGCTTCATCAGCCCAGAGCTGGTTCCACGGGAAATAATCGACAACGTGGTCCACACCGCAG GCACCGCCCCCAGCGGAGCACACACAGAACCCTGGACCTTTGTGGTGGTCTCGGATGCGGACACCAAACACCAGATTAGGCTGAtagtggaggaagaggaggagatgaaCTACCGCCAGAGGATGGGGGACAAGTGGGTGAAAGATTTGGCAAAATTAAG GACAAACTGGATCAAGGAGTACTTGGATGTGTCTCCATACCTGATCCTGGTCTTCAAGCAGACCTACGGCACCCTACCAAACAATAAAAAGAAGACACATTACTACAATGAAATCAGTGTCTCCATAGCCTGTGGTATCCTACTGGCTGCACTGCAG AACGTCGGTCTTGTTACCGTAACGTCCACGCCCCTCAACTGCGGCCCTCAGCTCAGGCTCCTTCTCAAACGGCCACCCAACGAGAAGCTCCTCATGCTACTTCCTGTAGGCTATCCTGCTAAAGATGCCACGGTACCCGACCTCTCACGCAAACCTCTGGAGGACATTGTGGTGCACATATGA